The Leclercia sp. S52 genome has a segment encoding these proteins:
- the potF gene encoding spermidine/putrescine ABC transporter substrate-binding protein PotF encodes MIALNKKWLSGLVAGALMAVSAGTLAAEQKTLHIYNWSDYIAPDTVANFEKETGIKVVYDVFDSNEVLEGKLMAGSTGFDLVVPSASFLERQLSAGVFQPLDKSKLPGWKNLDPELLKLIAKHDPDNKYAMPYMWATTGIGYNVEKVKQVLGADAPVNSWDLVLKPENLEKLKSCGVSFLDAPEEVFATVLNYLGKDPNSTKADDYTGPATDLLLKLRPNIRYFHSSQYINDLANGDICVAIGWAGDVWQAANRAKEAKNGVNIAYSIPKEGAMAFFDVFAMPADAKNKDEAYQFLNYLLRPDVIAHISDHVFYANGNKEATKLVSAEVRDNPGIYPPADVRAKMFTLSVQEPKIDRVRTRAWTKVKSGK; translated from the coding sequence ATGATCGCTTTAAATAAAAAATGGTTATCGGGTCTGGTTGCAGGTGCTCTGATGGCTGTCTCTGCCGGCACGCTTGCTGCGGAACAAAAAACGCTGCATATCTATAACTGGTCTGATTATATTGCCCCGGACACGGTGGCGAATTTCGAAAAAGAGACCGGCATTAAAGTCGTCTACGACGTCTTCGATTCCAACGAAGTGCTGGAAGGCAAACTGATGGCGGGCAGCACCGGCTTCGACCTGGTCGTGCCGTCAGCCAGCTTCCTTGAGCGCCAGCTCTCTGCGGGCGTGTTCCAGCCGCTGGATAAAAGCAAACTGCCGGGCTGGAAAAACCTCGATCCCGAGCTGCTGAAGCTCATCGCCAAACACGATCCGGACAACAAGTACGCCATGCCGTACATGTGGGCGACCACCGGCATCGGCTATAACGTCGAGAAAGTGAAACAGGTGCTGGGTGCCGATGCGCCGGTGAACAGCTGGGATCTGGTACTGAAGCCAGAGAACCTCGAGAAGCTGAAAAGCTGCGGCGTCTCGTTCCTTGATGCCCCGGAAGAGGTGTTTGCCACCGTCCTGAACTACCTCGGCAAAGACCCAAACAGCACCAAAGCGGATGACTATACCGGCCCGGCCACCGATCTGCTGCTGAAGCTGCGTCCGAACATCCGTTACTTCCACTCGTCTCAGTACATCAACGATCTGGCGAACGGCGATATCTGCGTGGCCATCGGCTGGGCAGGGGACGTCTGGCAGGCGGCGAACCGCGCTAAAGAAGCCAAAAATGGCGTGAATATCGCCTACTCGATCCCGAAAGAGGGAGCGATGGCCTTCTTTGACGTCTTCGCGATGCCGGCTGATGCGAAAAACAAAGACGAAGCCTATCAGTTCCTGAACTACCTGCTGCGTCCGGACGTTATTGCCCACATCTCTGACCACGTCTTCTACGCCAACGGCAACAAAGAGGCCACGAAGCTGGTCAGCGCCGAAGTGCGTGACAATCCGGGTATCTATCCCCCAGCCGACGTACGCGCCAAGATGTTCACCCTGAGCGTTCAGGAGCCGAAAATCGACCGCGTCCGTACCCGTGCGTGGACCAAAGTGAAAAGCGGTAAATAA
- a CDS encoding FRG domain-containing protein → MKVIDADLFGPVVAPDEFWQIIELASAGEGETKNIYLWRGQGNIAWPIHSSAYRRLEKNKTCTPSEISMRDYERELLLNAKHQGYHYENGRMLADFELLAKLQHHGAATRLVDFSRNMLVALWFACNSERDKTGLLFGLYWAGVNGFEGRPEPRAYNDIFGTGDPKADDELENFPRLWQPPVVTKRIAAQSAQFLYSRVSDARTGSLVFGENPNYLNLIALTPELKQQCLRLLESLFDIRQFTLFPDVDGFCYANSISFDSHSNERW, encoded by the coding sequence GTGAAAGTAATTGATGCGGATTTATTTGGTCCAGTGGTTGCACCTGATGAGTTTTGGCAAATCATCGAACTTGCTTCTGCCGGTGAGGGCGAGACAAAAAACATCTATCTCTGGAGAGGACAAGGCAATATAGCCTGGCCAATACATAGCTCGGCATACAGGCGATTAGAGAAAAACAAAACCTGTACGCCTTCCGAAATAAGTATGCGTGACTATGAGAGAGAGCTTTTATTAAACGCTAAACATCAAGGCTACCATTACGAAAATGGTCGCATGCTGGCTGATTTTGAACTCCTGGCAAAGCTGCAACATCATGGTGCAGCAACGCGACTGGTCGATTTTTCAAGAAACATGCTCGTCGCTCTCTGGTTTGCGTGTAATTCTGAGAGAGACAAAACAGGATTGTTGTTTGGTCTGTATTGGGCAGGAGTTAATGGCTTTGAGGGAAGGCCTGAACCTCGTGCTTATAATGATATTTTCGGAACGGGAGACCCTAAAGCCGACGACGAGCTGGAAAACTTTCCGAGACTTTGGCAGCCTCCTGTCGTGACGAAAAGAATCGCAGCTCAAAGTGCACAGTTTCTTTACAGCCGAGTAAGCGATGCCCGGACTGGCAGTTTGGTCTTTGGGGAGAACCCGAACTATCTCAACCTGATTGCTCTTACGCCTGAACTTAAACAGCAATGCTTGCGCTTGCTCGAGAGTTTATTTGATATCAGGCAGTTCACTCTCTTTCCGGATGTGGATGGTTTTTGTTATGCCAACAGTATTAGTTTTGACAGCCACAGTAATGAACGATGGTAG
- the nfsA gene encoding oxygen-insensitive NADPH nitroreductase → MTPVIDLLRSHRSIRHFTPEPISDAQREAIIAGAQGTSSSSFLQCSSIIRITDPAMREQLVTLTGGQQHVAQAAEFWVFCADFNRHLQICPEAQLGLAEQLLLGVVDTAMLAQNAMTAAESLGLGGVYIGGIRNSIEAVTELLQLPKHVLPLFGLCLGWPADNPDVKPRLPAAMVVHENHYQPVDKEVLAQYDEELANYYLSRATNNRRDTWSDHIRRTIIKENRPFILDYLHKQGWATR, encoded by the coding sequence ATGACGCCAGTGATTGATCTGCTACGTTCCCACCGCTCCATCCGCCATTTTACCCCTGAACCTATCAGCGATGCCCAGCGCGAGGCCATTATTGCCGGTGCACAGGGCACCTCCAGCTCCAGCTTCCTGCAGTGCAGCTCCATTATCCGCATCACCGACCCCGCGATGCGTGAACAGCTGGTGACCCTCACCGGCGGGCAACAGCACGTCGCCCAGGCGGCGGAGTTCTGGGTTTTCTGCGCCGACTTCAACCGCCATCTGCAAATCTGCCCTGAGGCACAGCTCGGTCTGGCAGAGCAGCTGCTGCTCGGGGTGGTGGATACCGCGATGCTGGCGCAGAACGCCATGACGGCGGCGGAGTCGCTGGGACTGGGTGGCGTCTACATAGGCGGCATCCGCAACAGCATTGAGGCGGTGACCGAACTGCTGCAGCTGCCGAAGCACGTTCTGCCGCTGTTTGGCCTGTGCCTCGGCTGGCCGGCCGATAACCCGGACGTCAAGCCGCGCCTGCCTGCGGCGATGGTGGTGCATGAAAACCACTATCAGCCGGTCGATAAAGAGGTGCTGGCGCAGTACGACGAGGAGCTGGCGAACTACTACCTCAGCCGCGCGACCAATAACCGTCGTGACACCTGGAGCGACCATATCCGGCGCACCATCATCAAAGAAAACCGTCCGTTTATTCTCGACTATTTGCATAAACAGGGCTGGGCGACGCGATAA
- the rimK gene encoding 30S ribosomal protein S6--L-glutamate ligase, whose protein sequence is MKIAILSRDGTLWSCKRLREAAEQRGHQVEILDPLSCYMNISPAASSIHYKGRQLPHFDAVIPRIGSAITFYGTAALRQFELLGSYPLNESVAITRARDKLRSLQLLARQGIDLPITGIAHSPDDTSDLIEMVGGAPLVVKLVEGTQGIGVVLAETRQAAESVIDAFRGLNAHILVQEYIQEAKGRDIRCLVVGDEVVAAIERQAKEGDFRSNLHRGGVARVVEITAREREIALKAAQTLGLDIAGVDILRADRGPLVMEVNASPGLEGIEKTTGMDIAGKMIGWIERQATPEFCLKTGG, encoded by the coding sequence GTGAAAATTGCCATATTGTCCCGGGATGGAACGCTCTGGTCGTGTAAACGCCTGCGTGAAGCGGCGGAGCAGCGCGGCCATCAGGTAGAAATCCTCGATCCGCTGTCCTGCTATATGAATATCAGCCCGGCGGCCTCCTCCATTCACTATAAAGGGCGTCAGCTGCCGCACTTCGACGCGGTTATCCCGCGCATTGGCTCGGCCATCACCTTTTATGGCACCGCCGCGCTGCGCCAGTTTGAGCTGCTCGGCAGTTATCCGCTGAATGAATCCGTGGCCATTACCCGGGCGCGGGACAAACTCCGCTCCCTGCAGCTGCTGGCCCGTCAGGGGATCGACCTGCCGATCACCGGTATTGCCCATTCGCCCGACGACACCAGCGATCTGATCGAAATGGTGGGCGGTGCGCCGCTGGTGGTGAAACTGGTGGAAGGTACTCAGGGGATTGGCGTGGTGCTGGCCGAAACCCGTCAGGCGGCGGAGAGCGTGATCGATGCGTTTCGCGGCCTGAATGCGCACATTCTGGTGCAGGAGTACATCCAGGAGGCGAAAGGGCGCGACATTCGCTGTCTGGTGGTGGGCGATGAAGTGGTCGCGGCCATTGAACGTCAGGCCAAAGAGGGCGATTTTCGCTCCAACCTGCACCGGGGCGGCGTTGCCCGGGTGGTCGAGATCACCGCGCGCGAGCGGGAGATTGCACTCAAGGCCGCACAGACGCTGGGGCTCGATATTGCCGGAGTCGATATCTTACGTGCCGATCGCGGGCCGCTGGTGATGGAAGTTAACGCCTCACCGGGGCTGGAAGGTATTGAGAAAACCACCGGGATGGATATCGCCGGGAAGATGATCGGCTGGATAGAGCGTCAGGCCACGCCGGAGTTTTGCCTGAAAACGGGCGGATAA
- the potI gene encoding putrescine ABC transporter permease PotI, protein MNNLPVVRSPWRILILVIGFTFLYAPMLMLVIYSFNSSKLVTVWAGWSTRWYGELFHDQAMMSAVGLSLTIAACAATMAAILGTIAAVVMVRFGRFRGANGFAFMITAPLVMPDVITGLSLLLLFVAMGHAIGWPSDRGMLTIWLAHVTFCTAYVAVVISSRLRELDHSIEEAAMDLGATPLKVFFIITLPMIMPAVVSGWLLAFTLSLDDLVIASFVSGPGATTLPMLVFSSVRMGVNPEINALATLILGVVGIIGLIAWYLMARSEKQRQRDIQRARRS, encoded by the coding sequence ATGAATAACTTACCGGTAGTGCGCTCGCCGTGGCGGATCCTGATCCTGGTGATTGGCTTTACTTTCCTGTATGCCCCGATGCTGATGCTGGTGATCTACTCCTTCAACAGCTCCAAGCTGGTGACGGTATGGGCAGGCTGGTCCACGCGCTGGTACGGCGAGCTGTTCCACGACCAGGCGATGATGAGCGCGGTAGGGTTAAGCCTGACCATTGCCGCCTGTGCGGCGACGATGGCGGCGATCCTCGGCACCATCGCCGCGGTGGTGATGGTGCGCTTTGGTCGTTTCCGCGGTGCCAACGGGTTTGCCTTTATGATCACCGCGCCGCTGGTTATGCCTGACGTTATCACCGGCCTGTCCCTGCTGCTGCTGTTTGTGGCCATGGGGCACGCTATCGGCTGGCCGTCCGATCGCGGCATGCTGACCATCTGGCTGGCGCACGTCACCTTCTGTACCGCCTATGTGGCAGTGGTCATCTCCTCGCGCCTGCGCGAGCTGGATCACTCCATTGAAGAGGCGGCGATGGATCTCGGGGCGACGCCGCTGAAGGTGTTTTTCATCATCACCCTGCCGATGATCATGCCGGCGGTGGTCTCCGGCTGGCTGCTGGCCTTTACCCTGTCGCTCGACGACCTGGTGATCGCCAGCTTTGTCTCCGGCCCGGGGGCGACCACGCTGCCGATGCTGGTCTTCTCCAGCGTGCGCATGGGGGTCAACCCGGAGATCAACGCCCTGGCGACGCTCATTCTCGGCGTGGTCGGCATCATCGGGCTGATTGCCTGGTATCTGATGGCGCGGTCTGAAAAACAGCGTCAGCGCGATATCCAGCGTGCAAGACGCAGCTGA
- a CDS encoding sterol desaturase family protein: MLALYNTIIVFLTVAAMELVAALAHKYIMHGWGWGWHESHHEPRTRWFEVNDLYAVVFAVLAIVLIALGTWGLWPLQWIGAGMTAYGALYFMVHDGLVHQRWPFRYIPRRGYLKRLYLAHRLHHAVRGKEDCVSFGFLYAPPIEKLQATLRQRKARSAASAGAARARRDAVPASQNEK, from the coding sequence ATGCTCGCGTTGTACAACACCATAATCGTGTTTTTAACCGTTGCCGCCATGGAGTTGGTCGCCGCCCTTGCGCATAAGTACATCATGCACGGTTGGGGTTGGGGATGGCATGAGTCGCATCACGAGCCGCGCACCCGCTGGTTTGAGGTTAACGATCTCTACGCGGTGGTATTCGCCGTGCTGGCGATTGTGCTGATTGCGCTGGGGACCTGGGGCCTGTGGCCGCTCCAGTGGATAGGTGCCGGGATGACGGCTTACGGCGCACTCTACTTTATGGTGCACGACGGGCTGGTGCATCAGCGCTGGCCGTTTCGCTATATCCCGCGCCGGGGTTATCTCAAGCGCCTGTATCTGGCGCACCGTCTGCACCACGCGGTGCGGGGCAAAGAGGACTGCGTCTCCTTTGGTTTTCTGTATGCGCCGCCGATTGAAAAGTTGCAGGCCACGTTACGCCAGCGCAAGGCCCGCAGTGCGGCTAGCGCGGGCGCTGCCAGAGCCCGGCGGGACGCGGTGCCGGCGTCGCAAAACGAGAAGTGA
- a CDS encoding YbjN domain-containing protein, whose amino-acid sequence MDSLVVPTLDTLRHWLDNMGVSFFECDTCQALHLPHMQNFDGVFDAKLDLINDVILFSALAEVKPSALLALASDLSAINASSLTVKAFLDIQDDNLPKLVVCQSLSVSVGLTFPQFAAFVQQSEEQISMVMLEASAHHLLYNAEEGAEQPESSGNFLH is encoded by the coding sequence ATGGATTCACTTGTAGTACCGACACTTGATACCTTGCGTCACTGGCTCGACAACATGGGCGTCAGCTTTTTCGAATGCGACACCTGCCAGGCGCTGCACCTGCCGCACATGCAAAACTTTGACGGTGTGTTTGATGCCAAGCTCGATCTGATTAACGACGTTATTCTTTTTTCCGCGCTGGCGGAGGTCAAACCCTCAGCCTTGCTGGCGTTAGCATCGGATTTATCCGCCATCAATGCCAGTTCTTTGACGGTGAAGGCATTTCTCGATATACAGGATGATAATCTGCCAAAGCTGGTGGTTTGCCAGTCTTTATCCGTATCCGTCGGGCTGACCTTCCCACAGTTCGCGGCTTTCGTTCAGCAGAGCGAAGAGCAGATCTCCATGGTGATGCTTGAAGCCAGCGCCCATCATCTGTTGTACAACGCCGAAGAGGGCGCTGAACAGCCTGAATCTTCCGGCAATTTTCTGCACTAA
- a CDS encoding GrxA family glutaredoxin, whose product MFAVIFGRPGCPYCVRAKDLAEKLTAERDDFNYRYVDIHAEGISKADLEKTVGKPVETVPQIFLDQNHIGGFTDFEAYAKEHLGLFAAQ is encoded by the coding sequence ATGTTTGCAGTGATTTTTGGACGTCCGGGTTGCCCTTACTGTGTGCGCGCAAAAGATCTGGCAGAAAAACTGACCGCTGAGCGTGACGATTTTAACTATCGCTACGTGGACATTCATGCCGAAGGCATCAGCAAAGCCGATCTGGAAAAAACCGTCGGTAAACCAGTTGAAACCGTTCCGCAGATTTTCCTCGACCAGAATCACATCGGCGGCTTTACCGATTTTGAAGCCTACGCCAAAGAGCACCTGGGGCTGTTCGCTGCCCAGTAA
- the potG gene encoding putrescine ABC transporter ATP-binding subunit PotG: protein MNDAIPRPQAKTRKALTPLLEIRNLTKSFDGQNAVDDVSLTIYKGEIFALLGASGCGKSTLLRMLAGFEQPSAGQIMLDGVDLSQVPPYQRPINMMFQSYALFPHMTVEQNIAFGLKQDKMPKAEIAARVAEMLSLVHMQEFAKRKPHQLSGGQRQRVALARSLAKRPKLLLLDEPMGALDKKLRDRMQLEVVDILERVGATCVMVTHDQEEAMTMAGRIAIMNRGKFVQIGEPEEIYEHPTTRYSAEFIGSMNVFEGLLKAREEDGLVLDSPGLIHPLKVAADNSVVDNVPVYVALRPEKITLCDAPPADGYNFAVGEVVHIAYLGDLSIYHVRLKSGQMISAQLQNTYRYRKGLPTWGDEVRLCWEADSCVVLTV from the coding sequence GTGAACGACGCGATCCCCCGCCCGCAGGCGAAAACCCGTAAAGCGCTGACCCCGCTGCTTGAAATCCGTAACCTGACCAAATCCTTTGATGGTCAGAATGCCGTGGATGATGTCAGCCTGACTATCTACAAAGGCGAAATTTTTGCCCTGCTGGGTGCATCTGGCTGCGGGAAATCGACGTTGCTGCGCATGCTGGCCGGGTTTGAACAGCCCAGCGCCGGGCAGATTATGCTCGACGGCGTTGACCTCTCTCAGGTGCCGCCGTATCAGCGCCCTATCAATATGATGTTCCAGTCTTACGCCCTCTTCCCGCACATGACCGTAGAGCAGAACATCGCCTTTGGCCTGAAGCAGGACAAAATGCCGAAAGCCGAGATCGCCGCCCGCGTTGCCGAAATGCTGAGCCTGGTGCATATGCAGGAGTTTGCGAAGCGTAAGCCGCATCAGCTCTCGGGCGGCCAGCGTCAGCGCGTGGCCCTGGCCCGCAGTCTGGCGAAGCGGCCAAAGCTGCTGCTGCTGGATGAGCCGATGGGCGCGCTGGATAAAAAACTGCGCGACCGCATGCAGCTGGAAGTGGTGGATATTCTGGAGCGGGTGGGCGCAACCTGCGTGATGGTGACCCACGATCAGGAAGAGGCGATGACCATGGCCGGACGCATCGCGATCATGAACCGCGGCAAGTTCGTGCAGATTGGCGAGCCGGAAGAGATTTACGAGCATCCGACCACCCGCTACAGCGCTGAATTCATCGGCTCCATGAACGTCTTCGAAGGGCTGCTGAAAGCGCGTGAAGAGGACGGACTGGTGCTCGACTCGCCGGGGCTGATCCACCCGCTGAAGGTCGCCGCCGACAACTCGGTAGTGGATAACGTCCCGGTGTACGTGGCCCTGCGCCCGGAAAAAATCACCCTCTGCGACGCGCCGCCTGCCGACGGCTATAACTTTGCGGTGGGGGAGGTGGTGCACATTGCCTACCTCGGCGATCTCTCCATCTATCACGTCCGGCTGAAGAGCGGGCAGATGATCAGCGCCCAGTTGCAGAACACTTACCGCTACCGCAAAGGGCTGCCGACCTGGGGCGACGAAGTGCGTCTGTGCTGGGAAGCGGACAGCTGCGTTGTGCTGACGGTATAA
- a CDS encoding aspartate:alanine antiporter, protein MNINVAELLNGNYILLLFVVLALGLCLGKLRLGSIQLGNSIGVLVVSLLLGQQHFSINTDALNLGFMLFIFCVGVEAGPNFFSIFFRDGKNYLMLALVMVGSALLIALGLGKLFGWDIGLTAGMLAGSMTSTPVLVGAGDTLRHLGLDNAQLSQALDHLSLGYALTYLIGLVSLIVGARYLPKLQHQDLQTSAQQIARERGLDTDSKRKVYLPVIRAYRVGPELVAWADGKNLRELGIYRQTGCYIERIRRNGILANPDGDAVLQMGDDIALVGYPDAHARLDPSFRNGKEVFDRDLLDMRIVTEEIVVKNHNAVGRRLAQLKLTDHGCFLNRVIRSQIEMPIDDNIVLNKGDVLQVSGDTRRVKTVADRIGFISIHSQVTDLLAFCAFFIVGLMIGMITFQFSNFSFGIGNAAGLLFAGIMLGFLRANHPTFGYIPQGALNMVKEFGLMVFMAGVGLSAGSGIGHSLGAVGWQMLVAGLIVSLVPVVICFLFGAYVLRMNRAMLFGAMMGARTCAPAMEIISDTARSNIPALGYAGTYAIANVLLTLAGTLIIIIWPGLG, encoded by the coding sequence GTGAACATAAACGTCGCAGAATTGTTAAACGGGAATTACATCCTGTTATTATTTGTGGTACTGGCTCTGGGTCTTTGCCTGGGTAAATTACGTCTCGGCTCGATCCAACTCGGTAATTCTATTGGCGTTTTAGTCGTTTCGTTATTATTAGGCCAGCAGCATTTCAGCATTAACACCGACGCCCTGAATCTGGGCTTTATGCTGTTTATTTTTTGTGTCGGCGTCGAAGCCGGGCCCAACTTTTTTTCTATTTTCTTCCGCGACGGCAAAAATTATCTGATGCTGGCGCTGGTGATGGTCGGCAGCGCCCTGCTCATCGCGTTAGGTTTAGGCAAACTGTTTGGCTGGGATATCGGCCTGACGGCGGGGATGCTGGCCGGCTCGATGACCTCCACGCCGGTGCTGGTGGGTGCCGGGGATACGCTGCGCCATCTCGGGCTGGATAACGCCCAGCTGTCGCAGGCGCTGGATCACCTCAGCCTCGGCTATGCCCTGACCTATCTGATTGGTCTGGTAAGCCTGATTGTCGGCGCGCGCTATCTGCCGAAACTGCAGCATCAGGATCTGCAGACCAGCGCCCAGCAGATCGCCCGCGAGCGCGGCCTGGATACCGACAGCAAGCGCAAAGTCTATCTGCCGGTGATCCGCGCCTACCGTGTGGGTCCGGAACTGGTGGCCTGGGCGGACGGTAAAAATCTGCGCGAGCTGGGCATCTATCGCCAGACCGGCTGCTATATCGAACGTATTCGCCGTAACGGCATCCTGGCGAACCCGGACGGCGATGCGGTATTGCAGATGGGTGATGATATCGCGCTGGTGGGTTATCCGGATGCGCACGCCCGTCTCGATCCGAGCTTCCGTAACGGCAAAGAGGTGTTCGACCGCGACCTGCTCGACATGCGCATCGTCACCGAAGAGATCGTGGTCAAGAACCACAACGCCGTGGGCCGCCGCCTGGCACAGCTCAAGCTGACCGACCACGGTTGCTTCCTCAACCGGGTGATCCGCAGCCAGATTGAGATGCCTATTGATGACAACATCGTCCTGAACAAGGGGGATGTGCTGCAGGTGAGCGGCGACACGCGCCGCGTGAAGACCGTCGCCGACCGCATCGGCTTTATCTCCATTCACAGCCAAGTGACCGACCTGCTGGCGTTCTGCGCCTTCTTTATTGTCGGCCTGATGATCGGGATGATCACCTTCCAGTTCAGCAACTTTAGCTTCGGCATCGGTAACGCCGCCGGCCTGCTGTTCGCCGGGATCATGCTCGGCTTCCTGCGAGCCAACCACCCGACCTTCGGCTATATCCCGCAGGGCGCGCTGAACATGGTGAAAGAGTTTGGCCTGATGGTGTTTATGGCGGGCGTGGGCTTAAGCGCGGGCAGCGGCATTGGCCACAGCCTGGGCGCGGTGGGCTGGCAGATGCTTGTCGCCGGGTTAATCGTCAGCCTGGTGCCGGTGGTGATCTGTTTCCTGTTCGGCGCCTACGTGCTGCGCATGAACCGCGCCATGCTGTTTGGCGCGATGATGGGGGCCCGTACCTGCGCGCCCGCGATGGAAATCATCAGCGATACCGCACGCAGTAACATTCCGGCGCTGGGCTATGCGGGCACCTATGCCATCGCTAACGTGCTGTTAACCCTGGCGGGGACCTTGATCATCATCATCTGGCCGGGGCTGGGGTAA
- the rlmC gene encoding 23S rRNA (uracil(747)-C(5))-methyltransferase RlmC — protein sequence MQCALYDAGRCRSCQWIEQPVSSQLSAKMADLQTLLSGLPVAEWCAPVSGPEQAFRNKAKMVVSGSVEKPLLGMLHRDGTPVDLTDCPLYPDSFAPVFAALKPFIARAGLTPYSVERKRGELKYILLTESQLDGGMMLRFVLRSDAKLPQLRAALPWLQEQLPQLKVITANIQPVHMAIMEGEEEIFLTDAQALAERFNNVPLWIRPKSFFQTNPTVASQLYATARDWVRQLPVNHMWDLFCGVGGFGLHCATPQMKLTGIEISAEAIACATQSASELGLTNLHFQALDSTQFATGQGDVPDLVLVNPPRRGIGKALCDYLSQMAPPFIIYSSCNAQTMAKDLRELPGYRLARVQLFDMFPHTAHYEVLTLLVKS from the coding sequence ATGCAGTGCGCACTCTATGACGCCGGTCGCTGCCGCTCCTGTCAGTGGATAGAGCAGCCGGTCTCTTCTCAACTTTCCGCCAAAATGGCCGACCTGCAGACTTTACTGTCTGGCCTGCCAGTGGCGGAGTGGTGCGCGCCGGTCAGCGGGCCGGAGCAGGCATTTCGCAATAAAGCCAAAATGGTGGTCAGCGGCAGCGTCGAAAAGCCGCTGCTTGGGATGCTGCACCGCGACGGCACCCCTGTCGATCTGACCGACTGCCCGCTCTATCCCGACTCGTTTGCCCCGGTCTTTGCCGCCCTGAAACCCTTTATTGCCCGCGCAGGACTCACGCCTTACAGCGTGGAACGCAAGCGCGGCGAGCTGAAGTACATTCTGCTCACCGAAAGCCAGCTGGATGGCGGGATGATGCTGCGCTTCGTGCTGCGATCCGACGCTAAGCTGCCCCAGCTGCGCGCGGCGCTGCCGTGGCTGCAGGAGCAGCTGCCGCAGCTGAAGGTGATCACCGCAAACATTCAGCCGGTGCATATGGCGATCATGGAGGGTGAGGAGGAGATCTTCCTCACCGACGCCCAGGCGCTGGCGGAGCGGTTTAACAACGTGCCGCTGTGGATCCGCCCGAAGAGCTTCTTCCAGACCAACCCCACCGTTGCCAGCCAGCTGTACGCCACCGCGCGCGACTGGGTGCGGCAGCTGCCGGTTAACCATATGTGGGATCTGTTTTGCGGCGTCGGCGGCTTTGGCCTGCACTGCGCCACCCCGCAGATGAAGCTGACCGGCATCGAAATCTCCGCCGAGGCGATTGCCTGCGCGACGCAGTCGGCCAGCGAGCTGGGATTAACGAATCTGCACTTCCAGGCGCTCGACTCAACGCAGTTCGCCACCGGTCAGGGCGACGTGCCGGATCTGGTGCTGGTTAACCCGCCGCGCCGCGGTATCGGCAAGGCGCTTTGCGACTACCTGAGCCAGATGGCCCCGCCGTTTATTATCTACTCCAGCTGCAATGCGCAGACGATGGCGAAAGATCTCCGCGAACTGCCGGGCTATCGCCTGGCGCGCGTGCAGCTGTTCGATATGTTCCCCCATACGGCACACTATGAAGTGCTGACCCTGTTAGTTAAGTCCTGA
- a CDS encoding YbjO family protein encodes MEDITLGFFTKTSRSHARLNVPALVQVAALAIIMIRCLDVFMIFNTLGVRGMGEFIHRSVQTWNLTLVFFASLMLVFIEIYCAFSLVKGRNWARIVYLLTQVIATGYLWAASLGYGYPELFSIPGESKREIFHTLVMQKLPDILVLGLLFVPAASRRFFRLQ; translated from the coding sequence ATGGAAGACATCACGTTGGGATTTTTCACTAAAACAAGCCGGTCACATGCCCGCCTGAATGTTCCTGCTCTGGTGCAGGTGGCGGCGCTCGCCATTATTATGATCCGCTGCCTCGATGTATTTATGATTTTCAATACCCTGGGCGTGCGCGGTATGGGTGAGTTCATTCACCGCAGCGTCCAGACATGGAACCTGACGCTGGTCTTTTTCGCCAGCCTGATGCTGGTCTTTATCGAAATTTACTGCGCCTTTTCGCTGGTGAAAGGGCGTAACTGGGCGCGGATCGTCTACCTGCTGACTCAGGTTATCGCCACCGGCTATCTGTGGGCCGCGTCGCTGGGCTACGGTTATCCCGAACTGTTCAGCATCCCCGGCGAGTCGAAACGCGAGATCTTCCACACCCTGGTGATGCAAAAACTGCCCGACATCCTGGTGCTCGGCCTGCTGTTTGTGCCCGCCGCCAGCCGACGGTTTTTCCGTCTGCAATAA